A region from the Spirochaetota bacterium genome encodes:
- a CDS encoding MiaB/RimO family radical SAM methylthiotransferase has translation MLNFYLKTFGCRLNIAESESIAFQLKRNNFAETFDKEKASVFIINSCTVTSNADKKVKNFVNGLKKYGKPIFITGCGNYQNIPEKNIFFIDNNQKGNIVKIIIEYFNEKGNNDQLFLNLDKYENNQFFDPSYESIYHTKAFLKIQDGCNQNCSYCKVRLVRGKSVSLEKDKIIDYIERLSNSGFKEIVLTGVNLSSYNFKTERSIINFSDLIEDLLKKFENKILITLSSLEVNFLDDKFFELIKSYSIKPYFHLPIQSGSEKILKLMNREYKISEYIRIVDRIRKIKKNSFISTDVIVGFPLEDYKDFNKTLNICKDLSFSYMHIFPFSFREGTEAYKKYYSNKIDEKIIEERKFELESLNFILNKQYIVNLIKEGSEGYNKFLIENKLEVNNKLYLIGTNYYNIKCILETKIEKLSDNSIFSIGDYLYNKDIKYFYKRDLNDKKGILYGSWY, from the coding sequence ATGTTAAATTTTTATTTAAAAACTTTTGGTTGTAGATTAAATATTGCAGAGTCTGAATCAATTGCTTTTCAATTAAAAAGGAATAATTTTGCTGAAACTTTTGATAAAGAAAAAGCTTCAGTTTTTATAATAAACTCTTGTACTGTAACATCTAATGCAGATAAAAAAGTCAAAAATTTTGTAAATGGTTTAAAAAAGTATGGTAAGCCTATATTTATAACTGGTTGTGGCAATTATCAAAATATCCCTGAGAAAAATATTTTTTTTATAGATAACAATCAAAAAGGGAATATTGTTAAAATAATTATAGAATATTTTAATGAAAAAGGGAATAATGATCAATTATTTTTAAATCTTGATAAATATGAAAATAATCAATTTTTTGATCCATCTTACGAGAGCATTTATCATACAAAAGCTTTTTTAAAAATCCAGGATGGATGTAATCAAAATTGCTCTTATTGTAAGGTTAGATTAGTTAGAGGGAAATCTGTTTCTCTTGAAAAAGATAAAATTATTGATTATATTGAAAGATTATCAAATTCAGGCTTTAAAGAAATCGTATTAACAGGGGTTAATCTATCTTCTTATAATTTTAAGACTGAAAGAAGTATTATTAATTTTTCTGATCTTATTGAGGATCTACTAAAAAAATTTGAGAATAAAATATTAATAACATTGTCTTCTCTTGAGGTTAATTTTTTAGATGATAAATTTTTTGAACTTATAAAAAGTTACTCTATTAAGCCATATTTTCATTTGCCTATTCAATCTGGTTCTGAAAAGATATTAAAATTAATGAATAGGGAATATAAGATTTCCGAATATATTAGAATAGTTGATAGAATCAGAAAAATAAAAAAAAATTCTTTTATATCTACAGATGTAATAGTTGGTTTTCCATTAGAAGATTATAAGGATTTTAATAAAACTTTGAATATATGTAAAGATTTAAGTTTTAGTTATATGCATATATTTCCATTCTCTTTTAGAGAGGGAACAGAAGCTTATAAAAAATATTATTCTAATAAAATTGATGAAAAAATTATAGAAGAAAGGAAATTTGAGCTTGAATCTTTAAATTTTATCTTGAATAAACAATATATTGTAAATTTAATTAAAGAAGGCTCTGAAGGTTACAATAAGTTTTTAATAGAAAATAAATTAGAAGTAAATAATAAGCTTTATTTAATTGGAACAAATTATTATAATATAAAATGTATTTTGGAAACTAAAATTGAGAAATTATCAGATAATTCAATATTTTCTATTGGTGATTATTTATATAATAAAGATATTAAATATTTTTATAAAAGAGATTTAAACGATAAAAAAGGAATTTTATATGGTTCTTGGTATTGA